In Sulfitobacter sp. OXR-159, one DNA window encodes the following:
- the dtd gene encoding D-aminoacyl-tRNA deacylase, producing the protein MRALLQRVTEASVTVEGEVIGEIGPGLLILVCAMPEDTEETAEKLALKISKLRLFKDEGGKMNLSLAQTGGAALAVSQFTLAADTSRGKRPGFSGAAKPEMAEALYTHFARSLAGLDIPVQTGRFGADMAVALVNDGPVTLWLDSAAP; encoded by the coding sequence ATGCGCGCATTGCTGCAACGGGTGACCGAGGCGTCGGTCACGGTCGAGGGTGAGGTTATCGGAGAGATCGGCCCCGGCCTGCTGATCCTTGTTTGTGCCATGCCCGAAGACACCGAAGAAACCGCCGAGAAACTCGCCCTGAAAATCTCTAAACTCCGGCTGTTCAAGGATGAAGGCGGCAAGATGAACCTGAGCCTTGCGCAAACCGGCGGCGCGGCCTTGGCGGTGAGCCAATTCACCCTCGCCGCCGATACCTCGCGCGGCAAACGCCCCGGCTTTTCCGGCGCGGCAAAGCCCGAGATGGCCGAGGCGCTCTACACCCATTTCGCCCGCAGTCTCGCCGGGCTCGACATCCCTGTGCAGACCGGGCGGTTCGGCGCGGATATGGCCGTGGCACTGGTCAACGATGGGCCGGTGACCCTCTGGCTCGACAGCGCAGCGCCTTGA
- a CDS encoding nitroreductase yields MTQTYDQFTDLLQARYSCRAFLSDPLPEETITQIVSAARHVPSWCNAQPWQVTVTRGAGTDAFRAALLEAASANTPVEPDLPWPTGYSGAYAERRRTCGFQLYDAVGIAKSDRDARKAQMLRNYALFDAPHVAIVTAPSELGPYGAMDCGGFVTAFTLAATALGVASIPQAAIAAYAPLVREVLDLPEDRLVLCAISFGYADAKHPANGFRTERAAPSEIIDWKD; encoded by the coding sequence ATGACCCAGACCTATGACCAATTCACCGACCTCTTGCAGGCCCGCTACTCCTGTCGCGCCTTTCTCTCTGACCCGCTGCCTGAGGAGACCATCACCCAGATCGTCAGCGCCGCGCGTCACGTGCCCTCATGGTGCAATGCGCAGCCATGGCAGGTGACCGTAACGCGCGGCGCGGGCACCGACGCCTTTCGCGCCGCACTGCTTGAGGCCGCAAGCGCAAATACCCCGGTGGAGCCGGACCTGCCGTGGCCCACAGGCTATTCAGGCGCCTATGCCGAGCGTCGCCGCACCTGTGGCTTCCAACTCTACGACGCGGTGGGCATCGCCAAATCCGACCGCGACGCGCGCAAGGCACAGATGCTGCGCAACTACGCGCTTTTCGACGCGCCGCATGTGGCCATCGTGACCGCCCCGAGCGAGCTTGGCCCCTATGGTGCGATGGACTGCGGCGGCTTCGTCACGGCCTTCACCCTCGCCGCGACGGCGCTTGGCGTGGCCAGCATCCCGCAGGCCGCCATCGCCGCCTATGCGCCTTTGGTGCGTGAGGTGCTTGATCTGCCCGAGGATCGGCTGGTGCTCTGCGCGATCTCATTCGGCTATGCCGATGCCAAGCATCCGGCCAATGGCTTTCGCACCGAACGGGCGGCCCCCTCAGAGATTATCGATTGGAAAGACTGA
- a CDS encoding TFIIB-type zinc finger domain-containing protein, giving the protein MSATDLPPAAPLEEHRFPCDTCGSDMRFDPAQSLLICDHCGNVEPIDGTGRHAHAIAEQDFRAGLQSALPAAEMEETRVTTCPNCAAQVEFEPGKHAAECPFCATPVVIDTGTNRHIKPRAVLPFALPEESARNAMKDWLGGLWFAPNGLQQYARKGRRMQGIYVPFWTYDAQTASSYRGERGTVYYVTRTVMRDGKRVQQQVPKIRWRAASGRVARFFDDVLVLASRSLPKKHTDALHPWDLSALEPYAPEYLAGFRAEAYGITLEEGFVQARAHMDRVIERDVKFDIGGDRQRVHDINTQISDVTFKHILLPVWLAAYKYRGKTYRFVVNGHSGKVQGERPYSAIKITFAVVLGLIAAAIVGYFMAQQ; this is encoded by the coding sequence ATGTCCGCCACCGATCTGCCCCCCGCCGCCCCGCTAGAAGAGCACCGTTTCCCCTGTGACACCTGCGGCTCTGACATGCGCTTTGATCCGGCGCAGTCGCTGCTGATCTGCGATCACTGCGGCAATGTGGAGCCTATCGACGGCACGGGCCGCCACGCCCATGCCATCGCCGAGCAAGATTTCCGCGCAGGCTTGCAATCCGCCCTGCCCGCTGCCGAAATGGAAGAGACCCGCGTCACCACCTGCCCCAATTGCGCGGCGCAGGTGGAATTCGAGCCCGGCAAACACGCCGCCGAATGCCCCTTCTGCGCCACGCCCGTGGTGATCGACACCGGCACCAACCGACATATCAAACCCCGCGCCGTGCTGCCCTTTGCCCTGCCCGAAGAAAGCGCCCGCAATGCCATGAAAGACTGGCTCGGCGGTCTTTGGTTCGCGCCCAATGGCCTGCAGCAATATGCCCGCAAGGGCCGCCGGATGCAGGGTATTTACGTGCCGTTCTGGACCTATGACGCACAGACCGCCTCCAGCTATCGCGGGGAGCGGGGCACGGTCTATTACGTCACACGCACCGTTATGCGCGATGGAAAACGGGTGCAGCAGCAGGTGCCGAAAATCCGTTGGCGGGCGGCATCGGGCCGGGTTGCGCGGTTCTTTGACGATGTGCTGGTGCTTGCCTCGCGCTCTTTGCCCAAGAAACACACCGATGCGCTGCACCCTTGGGACCTCTCGGCGCTGGAGCCCTATGCGCCGGAATACCTCGCCGGTTTCCGGGCCGAGGCTTACGGCATCACGCTGGAGGAAGGCTTTGTTCAGGCCCGCGCCCATATGGACCGGGTGATTGAACGGGACGTGAAATTCGACATCGGCGGGGACCGCCAGCGGGTGCATGACATCAACACGCAGATCAGCGATGTGACCTTTAAACATATCCTGCTGCCGGTCTGGCTGGCCGCGTATAAATACCGCGGCAAGACCTATCGCTTTGTGGTGAATGGCCACTCCGGCAAGGTGCAGGGCGAACGGCCCTATTCCGCGATCAAGATCACCTTCGCCGTGGTGCTGGGGCTGATCGCCGCCGCCATCGTCGGCTATTTCATGGCCCAGCAATGA
- a CDS encoding SPFH domain-containing protein produces MGIFDFLSGQFIDVIHWTDDTRDTMVWRFEREGHEIKYGAKLTVREGQAAVFVHEGQLADVFTPGLYMLETNNMPIMTSLQHWDHGFKSPFKSEIYFVNTTRFNDLKWGTKNPIIARDPEFGPVRLRAYGTYSVRVSDPAKFLTEIVGTDGEFTMDEISYQIRNIIVQAFSRTLASSGIPVLDMAANTRELGQLVGKDIAAQIAEYGLAMPELYIENISLPPAVEAVMDKRTSMGVVRNLNEYMQFQAAEALGRDGAGGAAMQTGLGAGLGMSMAQAASAQAGPWGARPAPTAAAPVPPPPPPVEKVWHIAKDGATSGPFSKAAMGRKVTEGSLGRDALVWTPGQDGWQRAEDVAELAQLFTVMPPPPPPA; encoded by the coding sequence ATGGGCATTTTCGATTTCCTCTCCGGCCAGTTCATCGACGTCATTCACTGGACCGACGACACCCGCGACACCATGGTTTGGCGGTTTGAGCGTGAAGGCCATGAGATCAAATACGGCGCCAAGCTGACTGTGCGCGAGGGGCAAGCCGCGGTCTTTGTGCATGAGGGGCAGTTGGCGGATGTCTTCACTCCCGGTCTCTATATGCTTGAGACCAACAACATGCCGATCATGACCTCGCTTCAGCATTGGGATCATGGCTTCAAAAGCCCGTTCAAATCTGAAATCTACTTCGTCAACACGACCCGGTTTAACGATCTGAAATGGGGCACCAAGAACCCGATCATCGCCCGCGATCCTGAGTTTGGCCCGGTGCGCCTGCGCGCCTATGGCACCTACTCGGTCCGCGTGAGCGACCCGGCAAAGTTCCTGACCGAGATCGTCGGCACCGATGGTGAATTCACCATGGATGAAATCTCTTACCAAATCCGCAACATCATCGTGCAGGCCTTTTCGCGCACACTGGCAAGTTCGGGCATTCCGGTGCTCGACATGGCTGCGAACACCCGTGAATTGGGGCAATTGGTCGGCAAAGACATCGCCGCACAGATCGCCGAATACGGGCTGGCGATGCCCGAGCTCTACATCGAGAACATCTCCCTTCCGCCCGCGGTAGAGGCGGTGATGGACAAACGCACCTCCATGGGCGTGGTCAGAAACCTTAACGAATACATGCAGTTCCAAGCGGCTGAGGCGCTTGGCCGCGATGGCGCGGGCGGGGCGGCGATGCAAACCGGCCTCGGCGCGGGTCTGGGCATGAGCATGGCGCAGGCCGCCAGCGCGCAGGCCGGCCCTTGGGGCGCGCGCCCTGCCCCCACCGCTGCGGCCCCCGTGCCGCCGCCTCCGCCGCCGGTCGAGAAGGTCTGGCATATCGCCAAAGATGGCGCGACCTCCGGGCCCTTTTCCAAGGCCGCGATGGGCCGCAAAGTGACCGAAGGCAGCCTCGGGCGCGATGCTCTGGTCTGGACGCCGGGCCAAGATGGTTGGCAGCGGGCCGAGGATGTGGCCGAGCTGGCGCAGCTCTTTACCGTGATGCCACCGCCGCCACCCCCGGCCTGA
- a CDS encoding DUF2927 domain-containing protein, whose translation MQERLRRKLRAGGALALSMLLLACAEPAPVLQQVAKPQARPVAKPPSPAVVAKPTSQKSAMLRSYLHQVEKAQLNQDLLRQDGGGDDTPFTSEMLVRNFEQIALYNEYDGNFSGHGGASPLRRWEGPVHMQIIFGDSIPPSQRRSDTTNIKAFARRLARVTGHPISTTGTPNFIVVVASEDDRVDALTHAAEKVAGVSPSSLRAMRNMRRDTYCAVAAYAAGDHPNVYTAAVAVIRSENPGLLRLSCIHEELAQGLGLANDSPAARPSIFNDDDEFALLTKHDELLLKMLYDKRLRPGMTAEQVNPITRIIARELTDGPV comes from the coding sequence ATGCAAGAACGTCTGCGCAGAAAACTGCGCGCCGGGGGGGCGCTGGCGCTGAGCATGCTATTGCTGGCCTGCGCCGAACCCGCGCCCGTCTTGCAACAGGTCGCCAAGCCGCAGGCTCGCCCTGTGGCAAAGCCCCCCTCTCCGGCTGTGGTGGCCAAACCCACTTCGCAAAAAAGCGCCATGCTGCGCAGCTATTTGCATCAAGTTGAGAAGGCGCAGTTGAACCAGGATTTGCTGCGCCAAGACGGTGGCGGTGATGACACGCCCTTTACCAGCGAAATGCTGGTCCGCAACTTTGAGCAGATCGCCCTTTATAACGAATATGACGGCAATTTTTCCGGCCACGGTGGGGCCAGTCCCCTGCGCCGCTGGGAAGGGCCTGTGCACATGCAGATCATCTTCGGTGATAGCATCCCCCCGTCGCAACGCCGCTCTGACACCACCAACATCAAGGCTTTCGCGCGACGCCTTGCCCGGGTTACGGGGCATCCGATCTCAACGACAGGCACGCCTAATTTCATAGTGGTTGTAGCTTCTGAAGATGACCGGGTCGATGCTTTGACCCATGCTGCGGAAAAGGTCGCGGGCGTAAGCCCATCGTCGCTCCGTGCGATGCGCAACATGCGCCGCGACACCTATTGCGCCGTGGCCGCCTATGCCGCGGGCGACCACCCGAATGTCTATACCGCCGCCGTGGCGGTGATCCGCTCGGAAAACCCCGGGTTGCTGCGGCTGTCGTGCATCCACGAAGAACTGGCCCAAGGCTTGGGTCTGGCCAATGACAGCCCCGCCGCACGCCCGTCGATCTTTAACGATGACGACGAATTCGCCTTGCTGACCAAACACGACGAACTCCTGCTCAAGATGCTCTATGACAAGCGTCTGCGCCCCGGCATGACAGCAGAGCAGGTCAACCCGATCACCCGGATCATCGCACGCGAGTTGACGGACGGGCCGGTGTAA
- a CDS encoding toxic anion resistance protein: protein MTDALREKAAQSQGLVEEVNATVLPEPADAKAIVPLAKADAAQSAEIQKRMAEIDVTDTQSIVSFGSAAQAELQEISQSMLADVRNKDVGPAGDSLRTMVSAIRGFSVSELDVRRKQSWWEKLLGRATPFAKFTARFEEVQGQIDRITDNLLAHEHTLLKDIKSLDLLYEKTLQFYDELALYISAGEAKIVELDHKTIPAKQTALDKANEDDQVMRAQELRDLRAARDDLERRVHDLKLTRQVTMQSLPSIRLVQENDKSLVTKINSTLVNTVPLWETQLAQAVTIQRSGDAANAVREANDLTNELLTSNAKNLRDSNKVIRQEMERGVFDIEAVKQANEDLIGTIEESLQIADEGKAKRANAEKELQEMEGRLRDTLAAAKARETGLGDTTGNAVPS from the coding sequence ATGACCGATGCCCTCCGTGAAAAAGCTGCCCAATCGCAAGGGTTGGTGGAAGAAGTGAACGCAACCGTTTTGCCCGAACCGGCGGATGCCAAGGCCATCGTGCCATTGGCCAAAGCTGATGCCGCACAGAGCGCGGAAATCCAAAAGCGTATGGCCGAGATCGACGTGACCGATACGCAATCCATCGTCAGCTTCGGCTCTGCCGCGCAGGCCGAGTTGCAAGAGATCAGCCAATCCATGCTGGCCGATGTGCGCAACAAGGATGTCGGCCCCGCGGGCGATAGCCTGCGCACCATGGTCAGCGCGATCCGCGGCTTCTCGGTCTCTGAGCTGGACGTGCGGCGCAAACAAAGCTGGTGGGAAAAATTGCTGGGCCGTGCCACCCCATTCGCCAAATTCACCGCGCGTTTCGAAGAGGTACAAGGCCAGATCGACCGGATCACGGACAACCTGCTGGCGCATGAGCATACGCTGTTGAAAGACATCAAATCGCTCGACCTGCTTTATGAAAAGACGCTGCAATTCTACGACGAACTGGCGCTCTATATCTCGGCCGGTGAGGCCAAGATTGTTGAACTGGATCACAAGACCATCCCCGCCAAACAGACCGCGCTGGATAAGGCGAACGAAGACGATCAGGTGATGCGGGCGCAGGAACTCCGTGACCTGCGTGCCGCCCGCGATGATCTGGAGCGTCGGGTGCATGATCTGAAACTGACACGTCAGGTCACCATGCAATCCCTGCCTTCGATCCGTCTGGTGCAAGAGAACGACAAAAGCCTCGTGACCAAGATCAACTCGACCTTGGTGAACACCGTGCCGCTGTGGGAAACGCAACTGGCCCAAGCCGTGACCATCCAGCGCAGCGGTGACGCGGCTAATGCGGTGCGCGAGGCGAATGACCTGACCAACGAATTGCTCACCTCCAACGCCAAGAACCTGCGTGACAGCAACAAGGTGATCCGTCAGGAAATGGAGCGCGGCGTCTTCGACATCGAAGCGGTGAAACAGGCCAACGAAGACCTGATCGGCACCATCGAAGAATCCCTGCAGATCGCCGATGAAGGCAAGGCAAAACGCGCCAATGCCGAGAAGGAGTTGCAGGAAATGGAAGGCCGTCTGCGCGACACGCTGGCCGCCGCTAAGGCCCGCGAAACGGGCTTGGGCGACACCACAGGCAATGCGGTGCCAAGCTAA
- a CDS encoding 5-bromo-4-chloroindolyl phosphate hydrolysis family protein produces the protein MAQRFGGKYSPDTDATPGSTPRKTRRLRVDPVGGRVNLMFLPPVLLAGTSLIGGAGTLVLGLGGAFLLASGVWLLRDGLLAEAEYHERKVARRPVLPRKILAAVLAGAGAALAAFSNDPSLIAALLYGLAATALHLAAFGIDPFQNKGMEGIDTFQQDRVARVVDEAEKLLSGMSQAILRAGDRRAEARLAEFQETARHLIRTVEEDPRDLTAARKYLVVYLRGAHDATVKFADLYARNQDAQARDDYLALLDDLDQNFAARTAKSLLDDRSDLNVEIDVLRERLSREGVRLEQPAPANTKEDQ, from the coding sequence ATGGCGCAGCGCTTTGGCGGCAAATATAGCCCCGACACGGACGCCACCCCCGGCAGCACCCCGCGCAAGACCCGCCGCCTGCGGGTCGATCCTGTGGGCGGGCGGGTGAACCTGATGTTCCTGCCCCCGGTCCTGCTGGCTGGAACCTCGCTTATCGGTGGCGCGGGCACGCTGGTCCTTGGCCTTGGCGGGGCGTTTTTGTTGGCCTCGGGCGTCTGGCTACTGCGCGACGGCCTTCTGGCCGAGGCGGAGTACCACGAACGCAAAGTTGCCCGCCGCCCGGTCCTGCCGCGCAAAATTCTGGCCGCAGTATTGGCGGGCGCTGGCGCGGCCCTTGCTGCATTCAGCAATGACCCGAGCCTTATCGCAGCCCTGCTCTACGGCCTCGCGGCCACGGCCCTGCACCTTGCGGCATTTGGCATTGATCCCTTTCAGAACAAAGGCATGGAGGGGATCGACACCTTCCAGCAAGACCGCGTCGCCCGCGTGGTAGATGAGGCCGAAAAGCTGCTCTCGGGCATGAGCCAAGCGATCTTGCGTGCAGGCGACCGGCGCGCCGAAGCACGGCTGGCCGAGTTCCAAGAAACCGCCCGCCATTTGATCCGCACCGTCGAAGAAGACCCCCGCGACCTGACCGCCGCCCGCAAATACCTTGTCGTCTATCTGCGCGGCGCGCATGATGCGACGGTGAAATTCGCCGACCTCTATGCCCGCAACCAAGACGCGCAAGCCCGCGACGACTACCTCGCTTTGCTCGACGATCTGGATCAGAACTTTGCCGCCCGCACAGCGAAGTCCCTGCTGGACGACCGCAGCGATCTGAACGTGGAAATCGACGTGCTGCGTGAACGCCTCTCCCGCGAGGGAGTCCGACTGGAACAGCCCGCCCCTGCAAATACCAAGGAAGATCAGTGA
- a CDS encoding pseudouridine synthase, with protein MNAKMPPSGSGPQNTDTDADASTSKGDRIAKVLSRAGIASRREAERMIEAGRVRVNGEQITSPALNVTPEDKITVDNTPVGAPEPPRIWLYHKPTGLVTTNSDEKGRETIFDALPEDMPRVMTVGRLDLNSEGLLLLTNDGGVKRKLELPSTGWLRRYRARVNGRPTDEMLEPLRRGITVEGENFQPMDVTLDRQQGANAWLTIGLREGRNREIRRAMEAVGLTVNRLIRISYGPFQLGELKIGEVEELRRKVVRDQLGLELEDPSGTAVKKPTGLRRPPRRKPGGFGGAGQPGLPVQPGEDDEPPPRRGGGKAKNAPRGKAAQGRPSGKPGARPAGRPNAKPDGKPGPKPGGRGPKPRR; from the coding sequence ATGAACGCAAAAATGCCCCCCTCCGGCTCAGGCCCGCAAAACACCGACACCGATGCTGACGCCAGCACATCCAAGGGCGACCGCATCGCCAAGGTGCTGTCGCGCGCCGGTATTGCCTCGCGCCGCGAGGCCGAGCGCATGATCGAAGCGGGCCGCGTGCGCGTGAACGGAGAGCAGATCACCTCGCCCGCGCTGAACGTCACGCCTGAGGATAAGATCACCGTCGACAACACCCCCGTCGGCGCGCCCGAACCGCCGCGCATCTGGCTTTATCACAAGCCCACCGGGCTGGTGACGACAAACTCTGACGAGAAGGGCCGCGAGACGATCTTTGATGCCCTGCCCGAGGACATGCCCCGCGTGATGACCGTAGGCCGGCTTGACCTCAATTCCGAAGGGCTTTTGCTGCTGACCAACGATGGCGGCGTGAAACGCAAACTGGAACTGCCCAGCACGGGCTGGCTGCGCCGCTACCGCGCGCGGGTGAATGGCCGCCCCACGGATGAAATGCTGGAGCCTCTGCGCCGCGGCATCACCGTGGAGGGCGAAAATTTCCAGCCGATGGACGTGACATTGGACCGCCAACAAGGTGCGAATGCTTGGTTGACCATCGGCCTGCGCGAAGGCCGCAACCGCGAGATTCGCCGCGCGATGGAGGCCGTGGGCCTGACCGTTAACCGGCTGATCCGGATCTCTTACGGCCCGTTCCAATTGGGCGAGTTGAAGATCGGCGAGGTGGAAGAACTGCGTCGCAAGGTCGTGCGCGATCAATTGGGCCTTGAGTTGGAAGACCCCAGCGGCACCGCTGTGAAAAAGCCCACGGGTCTGCGCCGCCCGCCACGCCGCAAACCCGGCGGTTTTGGGGGCGCGGGCCAGCCCGGTCTGCCCGTACAACCCGGCGAAGATGACGAACCGCCGCCCCGCCGTGGTGGCGGCAAGGCGAAGAATGCACCGCGTGGCAAGGCAGCCCAAGGCAGGCCCAGTGGTAAACCGGGGGCGCGTCCCGCAGGGCGCCCCAATGCGAAGCCGGACGGCAAACCGGGGCCAAAGCCCGGTGGCCGGGGGCCAAAACCCCGCCGCTGA